One part of the Anaeromyxobacter sp. Fw109-5 genome encodes these proteins:
- a CDS encoding GreA/GreB family elongation factor: MSKAFTSEETPEQTPMVRGPPRVAPGEVRYVTPEGQAALRQELEALRDARAEAARLPEHARAARLAELERRAALVEGTLAALTVLGPESALEGKVGFGTWVVVEDEDGRALTWRIVGPDEADPRRGMVSVHSPVARALLGHEAGDDVEVELPAGRRGYSVIEVRRTAP, encoded by the coding sequence GTGTCGAAGGCCTTCACCAGCGAGGAGACGCCCGAGCAGACCCCGATGGTGCGGGGCCCGCCGCGGGTGGCGCCGGGCGAGGTGCGGTACGTCACGCCGGAGGGGCAGGCGGCGCTTCGCCAGGAGCTGGAGGCCCTCCGCGACGCACGCGCGGAGGCGGCGCGCCTGCCGGAGCATGCGCGCGCGGCCCGCCTCGCGGAGCTCGAGCGGCGAGCGGCGCTGGTCGAGGGAACGCTCGCCGCGTTGACGGTCCTCGGTCCTGAGAGCGCGCTGGAGGGGAAGGTCGGCTTCGGGACGTGGGTGGTCGTCGAGGACGAGGACGGCCGAGCGCTCACCTGGCGCATCGTGGGCCCCGACGAGGCCGACCCGCGGCGGGGGATGGTGAGCGTGCACTCTCCCGTCGCGCGGGCGCTGCTCGGGCACGAGGCGGGGGACGACGTGGAGGTGGAGCTCCCGGCCGGACGGCGTGGTTACTCCGTGATCGAGGTACGGCGCACCGCGCCGTAG
- a CDS encoding SRPBCC family protein: MERIEKKILIEVEAGRVFDHLSDPRNLLEIWPSLMEVTNVELKEGGRAAWDWTYKMAGLRFHGRSETTEVERPRRRVTRNEKGIPSTFEWTFTQRDHGTEVALRVEYELPLPLLGHVAELFLRHSNEREAETLLQNLKERLEAAATAAHGAAMESGKEPPAPTLPH, translated from the coding sequence ATGGAACGGATCGAGAAGAAGATCCTGATCGAGGTCGAGGCGGGGCGCGTCTTCGACCACCTCAGCGATCCCAGGAACCTGCTCGAGATCTGGCCCAGCCTGATGGAGGTCACGAACGTCGAGCTGAAGGAGGGGGGCCGAGCCGCCTGGGACTGGACCTACAAGATGGCGGGCCTGCGTTTCCACGGCCGGTCTGAGACCACCGAGGTGGAGCGGCCGAGGCGCCGGGTCACCAGGAACGAGAAGGGCATCCCGAGCACCTTCGAATGGACGTTCACGCAGCGCGACCACGGGACCGAGGTGGCCCTGAGGGTCGAGTACGAGCTGCCGCTGCCGCTGCTCGGCCACGTGGCGGAGCTGTTCCTGCGCCACTCGAACGAGCGCGAGGCCGAGACGCTGCTCCAGAACCTGAAGGAGCGGCTCGAGGCAGCCGCGACGGCCGCGCACGGGGCCGCCATGGAGTCCGGGAAGGAGCCACCGGCGCCGACGCTGCCCCATTGA
- a CDS encoding alpha-ketoglutarate-dependent dioxygenase AlkB, with amino-acid sequence MPTVPFQPGLFDAAAPSFDRSFGAVRRIALDEESWIELAPGWVSGSDALFEEVLRVRRWGQRSRRMYDRKLQEPRLTSPWSAASGEPLVPPIVEEMRLALSRRYGVELDSAGFNLYRDGADGVAWHGDRIVKQIAEPIVALVSLGEPRRLLLRRRAGGRSLAFALGRGDLLVTGGRTQRTWQHSIPKVARAGPRISIAFRHGLDPRAYGGVEGEGPPE; translated from the coding sequence GTGCCGACCGTTCCATTCCAGCCCGGCCTGTTCGATGCCGCCGCGCCTTCGTTCGACCGCTCGTTCGGAGCCGTGCGCCGGATAGCGCTCGACGAGGAGAGCTGGATCGAGCTCGCCCCGGGCTGGGTGAGCGGGTCGGACGCGCTGTTCGAGGAGGTCCTTCGGGTCCGCCGCTGGGGTCAGCGCTCGCGCAGGATGTACGACCGCAAGCTGCAGGAGCCGCGCCTCACGTCGCCGTGGAGCGCCGCCTCTGGCGAGCCGCTCGTGCCGCCCATCGTGGAAGAGATGCGCCTCGCCCTCTCGCGCCGGTACGGCGTCGAGCTCGACTCCGCCGGCTTCAACCTGTACCGGGACGGTGCGGACGGGGTGGCCTGGCATGGCGACCGGATCGTCAAGCAGATCGCCGAGCCCATCGTGGCGCTCGTGTCGCTGGGCGAGCCGCGCCGCCTCCTGCTGCGCAGGAGGGCGGGCGGGCGCAGCCTCGCCTTCGCGCTCGGGCGCGGCGATTTGCTCGTCACCGGCGGCCGGACGCAGCGCACCTGGCAGCACAGCATCCCGAAGGTCGCGCGGGCCGGCCCGCGGATCAGCATCGCCTTCCGGCACGGCCTCGACCCGCGCGCGTACGGCGGCGTCGAGGGCGAGGGCCCTCCGGAATAG
- the cysD gene encoding sulfate adenylyltransferase subunit CysD: MAVAPTSTRALTHLDWLEAEAIHVLREVAGQCASPALLFSGGKDSICLLRLAEKAFRPGRFPFPLLHVDTGHNYPEVIEFRDRRAAELRERLVVRSVEDSIRAGRVVLKHPGESRNKHQSVTLLDAIAELELDACIGGARRDEEKARAKERVFSFRDEFGGWDPKNQRPELWNLYNARVHKGENVRVFPISNWTELDVWQYIARERLEIPSIYFAHRRAVVRRGGALVPVTDLTPPRPGEQVEELSVRFRTVGDITCTAPVESTARTLDEIVAETATTTITERGATRLDDQTSDASMEQRKKEGYF; encoded by the coding sequence ATGGCCGTCGCCCCAACGTCAACGCGCGCCCTGACCCACCTCGACTGGCTCGAGGCCGAGGCCATCCACGTCCTGCGGGAGGTCGCCGGGCAGTGCGCGAGCCCCGCGCTGCTCTTCTCGGGCGGCAAGGACTCCATCTGCCTCCTGCGCCTCGCCGAGAAGGCGTTCCGCCCTGGGCGCTTCCCCTTCCCGCTCCTGCACGTCGACACCGGGCACAACTACCCCGAGGTGATCGAGTTCCGCGATCGCCGCGCGGCGGAGCTGCGCGAGCGGCTCGTGGTGCGCTCGGTGGAGGACTCGATCCGCGCCGGCCGGGTCGTGTTGAAGCACCCGGGCGAGTCCCGCAACAAGCACCAGTCCGTCACGCTCCTCGACGCGATCGCCGAGCTGGAGCTCGACGCGTGCATCGGCGGCGCGCGCCGCGACGAGGAGAAGGCGCGCGCGAAGGAGCGCGTGTTCTCGTTCCGCGACGAGTTCGGCGGCTGGGACCCCAAGAACCAGCGGCCCGAGCTGTGGAACCTCTACAACGCGCGCGTCCACAAGGGCGAGAACGTGAGGGTGTTCCCCATCTCCAACTGGACCGAGCTCGACGTCTGGCAGTACATCGCGCGCGAGCGGCTCGAGATCCCCTCCATCTACTTCGCCCACCGGCGCGCGGTGGTGCGCCGCGGGGGCGCCCTCGTGCCGGTGACGGACCTCACGCCGCCCCGCCCCGGCGAGCAGGTCGAGGAGCTCTCGGTCCGCTTCCGCACGGTGGGCGACATCACCTGCACCGCCCCCGTCGAGTCCACGGCCCGGACGCTCGACGAGATCGTGGCGGAGACCGCGACCACCACCATCACCGAGCGAGGCGCGACGCGCCTCGACGACCAGACGTCCGACGCCTCGATGGAGCAGCGCAAGAAGGAGGGGTACTTCTGA
- a CDS encoding SGNH/GDSL hydrolase family protein, translated as MTRGLRTRAAAVALAILAGCLEAHGQPSRGPLPANAPQVLFFGSSTVAGSGATATHRRWTSLLARRVGWREINAGLSGSTLTEVPGRAAASGEVRWRALAASGIHPSVVVLMYGANDAVASIPIGEASVPGTFRHAVAAVLRGLGEAFPDALLVVCTPQPGRRLQQHRRAPYDAALVQEARAAGAVVVRGDDAFAAEALPRFAADAIHLNDEGHAALAAHLERALRAEQVIPGARLARAERRRAPTTP; from the coding sequence GTGACCCGAGGCCTGCGGACCCGCGCCGCCGCCGTCGCGCTGGCCATCCTCGCCGGATGCCTCGAGGCGCACGGGCAGCCCTCACGCGGACCCCTCCCCGCGAACGCCCCCCAGGTGCTGTTCTTCGGGTCGAGCACCGTCGCCGGCTCGGGCGCGACCGCCACCCACCGGCGGTGGACGTCGCTCCTCGCCCGCCGGGTGGGCTGGCGGGAGATCAACGCGGGGCTCTCCGGCTCGACGCTCACGGAGGTGCCCGGACGCGCCGCGGCCTCGGGCGAGGTGCGCTGGCGCGCGCTCGCCGCCAGCGGCATCCACCCCTCCGTCGTCGTGCTCATGTACGGCGCGAACGACGCCGTCGCCTCGATCCCCATCGGCGAGGCCAGCGTGCCCGGCACCTTCCGTCACGCCGTCGCGGCGGTGCTGCGTGGGCTCGGCGAGGCGTTCCCGGACGCGCTGCTCGTGGTGTGCACTCCCCAGCCCGGCCGCCGCCTGCAGCAGCACCGCCGAGCCCCGTACGACGCCGCGCTCGTGCAGGAGGCGCGGGCCGCGGGGGCGGTGGTGGTGCGCGGGGACGACGCGTTCGCCGCGGAGGCGCTGCCGCGGTTCGCCGCGGACGCCATCCACCTGAACGACGAGGGCCACGCCGCGCTCGCCGCGCACCTCGAGCGCGCGCTCCGCGCGGAGCAGGTGATCCCCGGCGCTCGGCTCGCGCGCGCCGAGCGGCGGCGGGCGCCCACGACCCCGTGA
- a CDS encoding hemerythrin domain-containing protein — protein MSATAATGLIARHLTDDHARLDALLARAIAPERALDREAFDAFRAGLLRHIALEEKLLLPAVRRARGGEPLPGVEQLRIEHGALASLLVPTPTPELVIEIRSILVPHDAREEGPGGVYDECDALLGSEAEALVERMRVYPPVRVASYSDGPRVLRRAEDALRLSARSHGGR, from the coding sequence ATGTCCGCGACCGCCGCCACGGGCCTCATCGCCCGCCACCTGACCGACGATCACGCGCGCCTCGACGCGCTGCTCGCCCGGGCGATCGCTCCGGAGCGCGCGCTGGACCGCGAGGCGTTCGACGCCTTCCGCGCCGGGCTCCTCCGCCACATCGCGCTCGAGGAGAAGCTCCTGCTGCCGGCGGTCCGCAGGGCGCGCGGTGGCGAGCCGCTCCCCGGCGTCGAGCAGCTCCGGATCGAGCACGGCGCCCTCGCCTCGCTGCTGGTGCCGACGCCGACGCCCGAGCTCGTGATCGAGATCCGATCGATCCTCGTCCCGCACGACGCTCGGGAGGAGGGACCGGGCGGCGTGTACGACGAGTGCGACGCGCTGCTCGGGAGCGAGGCGGAGGCGCTCGTCGAGCGCATGCGCGTCTACCCGCCGGTCCGCGTGGCGTCGTACTCGGACGGCCCTCGCGTGCTGCGCCGCGCCGAGGACGCCCTGCGGCTGTCCGCGAGGAGCCACGGGGGGCGCTGA
- a CDS encoding sulfate adenylyltransferase subunit 1, with the protein MLAAERLPAPDADSLLRFLTCGSVDDGKSTLIGRLLLDTKSILADALHAIERTSRKRGLEAVDLSLLTDGLQAEREQGITIDVAYRYFSTGTRKYIIADAPGHEQYTRNMVTAASTASLAVILVDARKGVLTQTRRHSYLAHLVGIPHLVVAVNKMDLVGWSSEVFERIQADYLAFAERLGIEDVRFIPMSALEGDMVVERGQNLGWYRGPTLLELLEEAPPGHAEAPEPFRFPVQWVCRPQTLEHHDFRGYMGRVESGEIRVGDAVQVLPSGRSTRVKEIRLLDASLANAVSDQSVTLLLEDELDVSRGDLLVRAGEAPEPTRKVEAMLCWLSERPLATGRRYLVRHTTREARATISEIAFRVDLAELGERPADTLAMNDIARVSLRLAQPIAADRYAVSRATGALIVIDEATNDTVAAGMIL; encoded by the coding sequence ATGCTCGCCGCCGAACGACTCCCCGCGCCCGACGCGGACAGCCTGCTCCGCTTCCTGACCTGCGGCAGCGTCGACGACGGGAAGAGCACGCTCATCGGGCGGCTCCTCCTCGACACCAAGTCCATCCTCGCCGACGCGCTGCACGCGATCGAGCGCACCTCGCGCAAGCGCGGCCTCGAGGCGGTCGATCTCTCGCTCCTCACCGACGGGCTGCAGGCGGAGCGCGAGCAGGGCATCACCATCGACGTCGCGTACCGCTACTTCTCGACCGGGACGCGCAAGTACATCATCGCCGACGCGCCGGGCCACGAGCAGTACACGCGCAACATGGTCACCGCGGCCTCCACCGCGAGCCTCGCCGTGATCCTCGTCGACGCGCGCAAGGGCGTGCTCACCCAGACGCGGCGCCACTCGTACCTCGCCCACCTGGTCGGCATCCCGCACCTCGTGGTGGCGGTGAACAAGATGGACCTCGTCGGCTGGTCCTCCGAGGTCTTCGAGCGGATCCAGGCAGACTACCTGGCGTTCGCGGAGAGGCTCGGGATCGAGGACGTGCGCTTCATCCCCATGTCCGCGCTCGAGGGCGACATGGTCGTGGAGCGCGGCCAGAACCTCGGGTGGTACCGCGGGCCGACGCTGCTCGAGCTGCTCGAGGAGGCCCCTCCCGGCCACGCCGAGGCTCCGGAGCCGTTCCGCTTCCCCGTCCAGTGGGTCTGCCGGCCGCAGACCCTCGAGCACCACGACTTCCGCGGCTACATGGGCCGGGTCGAGTCGGGCGAGATCCGGGTGGGCGACGCGGTGCAGGTGCTGCCCTCCGGCCGCTCGACGCGCGTGAAGGAGATCCGGCTCCTCGACGCGTCGCTCGCGAACGCGGTGAGCGATCAGTCCGTGACGCTGCTCCTCGAGGACGAGCTCGACGTCTCGCGCGGCGACCTCCTGGTCCGCGCCGGCGAGGCGCCCGAGCCGACCCGCAAGGTCGAGGCCATGCTGTGCTGGCTCTCGGAGCGGCCGCTCGCGACCGGGCGCCGTTACCTCGTCCGCCACACGACGCGCGAGGCGCGCGCCACGATCTCGGAGATCGCCTTCCGGGTGGACCTCGCGGAGCTCGGCGAGCGGCCCGCCGACACGCTCGCCATGAACGACATCGCGCGCGTGTCCCTCCGGCTCGCGCAGCCGATCGCCGCCGACCGGTACGCGGTCAGCCGCGCCACCGGCGCGCTCATCGTGATCGACGAGGCCACGAACGACACGGTCGCGGCGGGGATGATCCTGTGA
- a CDS encoding class I adenylate-forming enzyme family protein, translating to MRTSAQDADCRARAAALLENIADYVSLHARRAPGAVALVEHNTGETVTWKQLDTAVDAFAAKLLASGFRKGDVLATSLPLLKEHVFLLLACYRIGVVAAPLDLRLRAGELRACLEKLQPKGYFFAGAPALMPVLREVVGGCRSVRHWVQFQKEPDGILPGATWVKDFTKGIKATYVKARLLGSVRRARREVGRRDGCLVIFTTGSTGSPKPALLCHESILVQNVGLAVGFGLKEGDRLLVNLPPSHVGCTTELLGTAIYEGLVSVLLHIFDAEKSLEAIEQHRVTVVGQIPALFNLEWAHRRYRDLDLSSLRAAIYGGQGVPRAFLDRLREMAPEIGTGLGLTETSGFCTYTALGATADDLAEGIGFDSPLCPISIRAPLNADGTAGRELPPGDVGEICFAGPQVFLGYLNDPEATAKAISKDGICYTGDLGAYTERGLRLAGRAKLTIKPKGFQVFPGDVENHVVGALEGRVSAAACVGVEHAVWAEAIVLFVERVAGQSVTPEDVMAACAGIASYARPSHVELVESGALPLNRVAKTDYVALKERAQEIVDGLRRQGKWDKRASA from the coding sequence ATGAGAACGTCAGCCCAGGACGCCGACTGCCGCGCGCGCGCCGCCGCGCTGCTCGAGAACATCGCCGACTACGTCTCGCTGCACGCCCGCCGCGCGCCCGGCGCGGTCGCGCTCGTCGAGCACAACACCGGCGAGACGGTCACGTGGAAGCAGCTCGACACGGCCGTGGACGCGTTCGCCGCGAAGCTCCTGGCGAGCGGCTTCCGCAAGGGCGACGTCCTCGCCACGAGCCTCCCGCTCCTCAAGGAGCACGTGTTCCTGCTCCTCGCCTGCTACCGGATCGGCGTCGTCGCCGCGCCCCTGGATCTGCGCCTGCGCGCGGGCGAGCTGCGCGCCTGCCTCGAGAAGCTCCAGCCGAAGGGCTACTTCTTCGCGGGCGCGCCGGCCCTCATGCCCGTGCTCCGCGAGGTGGTCGGCGGGTGTCGCTCGGTGCGCCACTGGGTCCAGTTCCAGAAGGAGCCGGACGGGATCCTCCCCGGCGCCACGTGGGTGAAGGACTTCACGAAGGGGATCAAGGCGACCTACGTGAAGGCGCGCCTCCTCGGGAGCGTGCGCCGCGCGCGGCGGGAGGTCGGGCGGCGCGACGGCTGCCTCGTCATCTTCACCACGGGCTCCACCGGCTCGCCCAAGCCGGCGCTCCTCTGCCACGAGAGCATCCTCGTGCAGAACGTCGGCCTCGCCGTGGGCTTCGGCCTGAAGGAGGGCGACCGGCTGCTGGTGAACCTCCCGCCGTCCCACGTCGGCTGCACGACCGAGCTGCTCGGGACCGCGATCTACGAGGGGCTCGTCTCGGTGCTGCTGCACATCTTCGACGCGGAGAAGAGCCTCGAGGCCATCGAGCAGCACCGCGTCACGGTGGTGGGGCAGATCCCGGCCCTCTTCAACCTGGAGTGGGCCCACCGGCGCTACCGCGACCTCGACCTGTCGAGCCTGCGCGCCGCCATCTACGGCGGGCAAGGCGTCCCGCGGGCGTTCCTCGATCGGCTGCGAGAGATGGCGCCCGAGATCGGCACGGGGCTGGGCCTGACCGAGACCTCCGGCTTCTGCACCTACACCGCCCTCGGCGCGACGGCGGACGATCTGGCGGAGGGCATCGGCTTCGACTCGCCGCTCTGTCCCATCTCCATCCGCGCGCCGCTGAACGCGGACGGCACCGCGGGCCGCGAGCTGCCGCCCGGCGACGTCGGCGAGATCTGCTTCGCGGGCCCGCAGGTGTTCCTCGGCTACCTGAACGATCCGGAGGCCACGGCGAAGGCGATCTCGAAGGACGGGATCTGCTACACGGGCGATCTCGGAGCCTACACGGAGCGAGGCCTCCGCCTCGCCGGGCGCGCGAAGCTGACCATCAAGCCGAAGGGCTTCCAGGTGTTCCCCGGCGACGTCGAGAACCACGTGGTGGGCGCGCTGGAGGGCCGGGTGAGCGCCGCCGCCTGCGTCGGCGTCGAGCACGCCGTATGGGCGGAGGCGATCGTCCTCTTCGTGGAGCGCGTGGCCGGCCAGTCCGTGACGCCGGAGGACGTGATGGCCGCCTGCGCGGGCATCGCGTCCTACGCCCGGCCGAGCCACGTCGAGCTGGTCGAGAGCGGCGCGCTCCCGCTCAACCGCGTCGCCAAGACGGACTACGTCGCCCTGAAGGAGCGCGCGCAGGAGATCGTGGACGGCCTGCGCCGGCAGGGCAAGTGGGACAAGCGCGCGTCCGCGTAG
- a CDS encoding VOC family protein has protein sequence MPQPVKPIPEGYHSITPYLIVKGAAKAIDFYVAAFGATELFRMARPDGRVGHAEIRIGDSVVMLADEHPEMGARSPQTIGGTPLSLLLYVPDVDAVVARAVAAGAQLTRPVADQFYGDRSGILTDPFGHSWFVSTHVEDVPPDELERRASAQKP, from the coding sequence ATGCCCCAGCCCGTCAAGCCGATCCCCGAGGGTTACCACTCCATCACGCCTTATCTCATCGTGAAGGGTGCCGCGAAGGCCATCGACTTCTACGTGGCCGCCTTCGGCGCGACCGAGCTCTTCCGCATGGCACGGCCCGACGGTCGCGTGGGGCACGCCGAGATCCGCATCGGCGACTCGGTGGTGATGCTCGCGGACGAGCACCCGGAGATGGGCGCGCGCAGCCCGCAGACGATCGGTGGGACGCCGCTGTCGCTCCTCCTCTACGTGCCGGACGTGGACGCGGTGGTGGCGCGGGCGGTGGCGGCCGGCGCGCAGCTCACCCGACCGGTCGCCGATCAGTTCTACGGCGATCGGTCGGGCATCCTCACCGATCCGTTCGGCCATTCCTGGTTCGTCTCGACGCACGTGGAGGACGTCCCGCCGGACGAGCTGGAGCGGCGGGCGTCCGCTCAGAAGCCGTGA
- a CDS encoding cytochrome ubiquinol oxidase subunit I, with product MDVLTLSRVQFALTIMFHYLFPPLTIGLAGVIAVLLWRYLRTKDPVYHSAAHFWTALFAANFAIGVATGVVMEFQFGTNWSRYSTFVGDIFGSALAAEGIFAFFLESGFLAVLVFGWDRVSPRMHFIAATLVAAGSVFSAVWIVVANSWQQTPAGFRLAGEGAARRAEITGFWDAVLNPSSVVRLLHTLNGAYVLGAFFVLSISAFYLLRGRHEEFAKRSFSVALPFAAVFSLLLLVTGDMSARVVAEHQPAKLAAMEGHFEDGPADLHLFGVPRPEEGRVALGVAIPGGLSLLVHRDPDAPIQGLASVPPDARPPVTVPFHAFHLMVALGTAFIAVTLVGLWLKRKGTLFRTRWLLWIFVFAVLGTYASNQLGWIVAEVGRQPWTVWNLLRTEHSFSPSVTAGQVLQSVILFGLVYFGLLLVWLYVMNAKIQAGPPPAAPPPGKTKGKELVDVAATYEEPGGGHLAGEGRH from the coding sequence ATGGACGTCCTCACGCTCTCACGCGTGCAGTTCGCGCTGACGATCATGTTCCACTACCTGTTCCCGCCGCTCACCATCGGGCTGGCGGGCGTGATCGCGGTCCTGCTCTGGCGCTATCTGCGAACGAAGGACCCCGTCTACCACTCGGCGGCGCACTTCTGGACGGCGCTCTTCGCGGCGAACTTCGCCATCGGCGTCGCCACCGGCGTCGTGATGGAGTTCCAGTTCGGCACCAACTGGTCGCGCTACTCCACCTTCGTGGGCGACATCTTCGGCTCGGCCCTGGCCGCGGAGGGGATCTTCGCCTTCTTCCTCGAGTCGGGCTTCCTCGCCGTGCTCGTCTTCGGCTGGGACCGCGTCTCGCCGCGCATGCACTTCATCGCGGCGACGCTGGTCGCGGCCGGCTCGGTGTTCTCGGCGGTCTGGATCGTGGTGGCGAACAGCTGGCAGCAGACGCCCGCCGGCTTCCGGCTCGCCGGCGAGGGCGCCGCGCGGCGCGCCGAGATCACCGGCTTCTGGGACGCGGTGCTGAACCCGTCGAGCGTGGTGCGGCTGCTGCACACGCTCAACGGAGCGTACGTGCTGGGGGCGTTCTTCGTCCTCAGCATCTCCGCCTTCTACCTCTTGCGCGGGCGCCACGAGGAGTTCGCGAAGCGCAGCTTCTCGGTGGCGCTCCCGTTCGCGGCGGTGTTCTCCCTGCTCCTCCTCGTCACCGGCGACATGAGCGCCCGGGTGGTGGCGGAGCACCAGCCCGCGAAGCTCGCCGCCATGGAGGGGCACTTCGAGGACGGGCCGGCGGACCTGCACCTGTTCGGCGTCCCGCGGCCGGAGGAGGGCCGCGTCGCGCTCGGCGTCGCCATCCCGGGTGGCCTCTCGCTGCTCGTCCACCGCGACCCCGACGCCCCGATCCAGGGGCTCGCCTCGGTGCCGCCGGACGCGCGCCCTCCGGTGACGGTGCCTTTCCACGCGTTCCACCTGATGGTGGCGCTCGGCACTGCGTTCATCGCCGTGACCCTCGTCGGCCTCTGGCTGAAGCGGAAGGGGACGCTCTTCCGCACCCGCTGGCTCCTCTGGATCTTCGTGTTCGCGGTGCTCGGCACCTACGCGTCGAACCAGCTCGGCTGGATCGTCGCGGAGGTGGGGCGCCAGCCGTGGACCGTGTGGAACCTGCTGCGCACCGAGCACTCCTTCTCGCCCTCGGTCACCGCGGGCCAGGTGCTCCAGTCGGTGATCCTCTTCGGCCTCGTCTACTTCGGGCTGCTCCTCGTGTGGCTCTACGTGATGAACGCCAAGATCCAGGCCGGCCCTCCGCCCGCGGCGCCGCCTCCCGGGAAGACGAAGGGCAAGGAGCTCGTGGACGTGGCGGCCACCTACGAGGAGCCGGGCGGCGGTCACCTCGCCGGCGAGGGGAGGCACTGA
- a CDS encoding metallophosphoesterase: MRFISRLPALAAVLALPHLAQAASVVRGPFLQQTTPTSTLVVVTTDAAAHVEVIAELPGGGQARVASDGTKHLLRLEGLTPAATTPFRVTVDGGGAGEGAVRTPGVPGTEAARHAVLGATADTGSAGPNARANVARLKARGVEAVLTMGDNSYPDGAVAEWDTTFFGVWKDLMPYATLWTGVGDHEYRVPFAQPYLDAVELPSGPQGERYYSFDWGDLHVVALDTNCISPMNPSEMGCDAATMVAWLDADLAATKAPWKIVTMHRPALATGKYGVYPEVPRALLAIFEGRGVDLVLQAHNHLYERTWPAWQGGLVKKDYDRPGAPVYVTAGGGSDYLYQSVIPPAEWTAFRATEFQHLVITLDGGTLQVESTRPDGSVLDEFQIVKDVPPPSSDAGATPTAPPSQPQPSSPAGSDAYPVVAASGGGCGTGGGGALAIALVGAVLAWTRRGPRPRR; the protein is encoded by the coding sequence GTGCGTTTCATCTCGCGCCTCCCCGCGCTCGCCGCGGTCCTCGCGCTTCCCCACCTCGCGCAGGCCGCGAGCGTCGTGCGCGGGCCGTTCCTGCAACAGACCACGCCCACCTCCACGCTCGTCGTCGTGACGACCGACGCGGCCGCCCACGTCGAGGTGATCGCGGAGCTCCCCGGCGGCGGCCAGGCGCGCGTCGCGAGCGACGGCACGAAGCACCTGCTGCGCCTCGAGGGCCTCACTCCGGCGGCCACCACCCCGTTCCGCGTGACCGTCGACGGCGGGGGGGCTGGCGAGGGCGCGGTGCGGACGCCAGGCGTCCCCGGCACGGAGGCGGCGCGCCACGCGGTGCTCGGCGCGACCGCCGACACGGGATCCGCCGGACCGAACGCGCGCGCGAACGTCGCCCGCCTGAAGGCGCGGGGCGTCGAGGCGGTGCTCACGATGGGCGACAATTCGTATCCGGACGGCGCGGTGGCCGAGTGGGACACGACGTTCTTCGGCGTGTGGAAGGACCTCATGCCGTACGCCACGCTGTGGACCGGCGTCGGCGACCACGAGTACCGGGTGCCGTTCGCCCAGCCGTACCTCGACGCGGTCGAGCTGCCCTCGGGGCCGCAGGGCGAGCGGTACTACTCGTTCGACTGGGGAGACCTCCACGTCGTCGCGCTCGACACGAACTGCATCTCGCCGATGAACCCGAGCGAGATGGGCTGCGACGCGGCGACGATGGTCGCCTGGCTGGACGCGGACCTCGCCGCGACGAAGGCGCCGTGGAAGATCGTCACCATGCACCGGCCGGCGCTCGCCACGGGCAAGTACGGCGTGTACCCGGAGGTCCCGCGGGCGCTGCTCGCGATCTTCGAGGGCCGCGGCGTCGACCTCGTGCTCCAGGCCCATAACCACCTGTACGAGCGGACCTGGCCGGCCTGGCAGGGCGGGCTCGTGAAGAAGGACTACGATCGCCCGGGCGCGCCGGTCTACGTCACCGCGGGCGGCGGGAGCGACTACCTGTACCAGTCGGTGATCCCGCCCGCCGAGTGGACGGCGTTCAGGGCGACGGAGTTCCAGCACCTCGTGATCACCCTGGACGGCGGCACGCTGCAGGTCGAGTCCACGCGTCCCGACGGCAGCGTCCTCGACGAGTTCCAGATCGTGAAGGACGTGCCGCCGCCGAGCTCCGACGCGGGCGCGACCCCGACGGCGCCACCGTCTCAGCCGCAGCCCTCCTCTCCCGCAGGATCGGACGCGTATCCCGTCGTGGCGGCGTCCGGCGGGGGCTGCGGCACGGGCGGAGGCGGCGCCCTGGCGATCGCCCTGGTCGGCGCGGTGCTCGCGTGGACGCGGCGGGGCCCTCGTCCCCGGCGCTGA